A genome region from Gardnerella vaginalis includes the following:
- the nrdI gene encoding class Ib ribonucleoside-diphosphate reductase assembly flavoprotein NrdI yields the protein MCDQENMSQPSEPEARAQGESIGAVVYFSSVSENTLRFVKNCDFPSNNVNVYRIPLRPKEPELHVREPYVLIVPTYGGGNIKKAIPIQVRKFLNNRENRSFIRGVISSGNTNFGDAYCAAGGQIAGKCAIPNMYSFELTGTQEDIEKVAQGIPRFLRQLKEADK from the coding sequence ATGTGTGATCAAGAAAATATGTCACAACCAAGCGAGCCAGAAGCGCGCGCGCAAGGCGAATCAATCGGAGCTGTAGTCTATTTTTCTTCCGTCTCCGAAAACACACTACGATTCGTGAAAAATTGCGACTTTCCAAGCAATAATGTGAACGTGTATCGCATACCGCTTCGTCCAAAAGAGCCAGAATTGCACGTTCGCGAACCATATGTTTTGATTGTTCCAACTTACGGCGGTGGAAACATTAAGAAAGCGATACCGATTCAAGTGCGCAAATTCTTAAACAATCGCGAAAATCGTTCGTTTATTCGCGGCGTAATATCTTCTGGAAATACGAATTTTGGTGACGCATATTGCGCTGCAGGCGGTCAAATTGCAGGAAAATGCGCAATTCCAAATATGTATTCGTTTGAGCTCACGGGAACTCAAGAAGATATTGAAAAAGTAGCGCAGGGAATACCAAGATTTTTAAGGCAATTAAAAGAAGCAGATAAATAA
- a CDS encoding glutaredoxin family protein codes for MTITVFTKPHCPQCDATKRQFTKLGVNFETVDLTQSPSTLDQLRAAGYRRAPVVITPDSSWSGYRPDLIAQIASQLEDENLNENN; via the coding sequence GTGACTATTACAGTTTTCACCAAGCCACATTGCCCACAGTGCGATGCCACAAAGCGTCAATTCACTAAGCTCGGCGTGAATTTTGAAACAGTAGACTTAACTCAAAGCCCTTCTACTTTAGACCAGTTGCGCGCAGCAGGATACCGTCGGGCGCCAGTTGTGATTACACCAGATTCGTCTTGGAGCGGATACCGTCCAGACCTGATTGCGCAAATCGCAAGTCAACTAGAAGACGAAAATCTAAACGAAAACAATTAA